In Phycisphaerae bacterium, one genomic interval encodes:
- a CDS encoding small basic protein, which translates to MSIDRSLRTKSSLERHRNVLTRAERVARLKDEEKWLEEQSVLGLPKIAHRKAKTTKKKAKVEGAEGAAEEAPKPT; encoded by the coding sequence ATGTCGATCGATCGTTCGCTGCGCACGAAGAGCTCGCTGGAACGCCACCGGAATGTGCTGACCCGGGCCGAGCGGGTGGCCCGGCTCAAGGATGAAGAAAAGTGGCTTGAGGAGCAGAGCGTGCTCGGCCTGCCCAAGATTGCCCACCGGAAGGCCAAGACCACCAAGAAAAAGGCCAAGGTGGAGGGTGCCGAGGGTGCGGCCGAAGAGGCACCGAAGCCGACGTAG
- a CDS encoding transposase, with the protein MRTGRHTAEQIVAKLRQAEVELARGQSIAQISKHWGITEQTYYRWRKEFGGLRLDQAKRLKQLEQENTRLKKVVADLTLDMRRFTTGTPQGEVAPQPTATGNVGGTVGEEDAGQSRTDGQRRSQTPPAA; encoded by the coding sequence ATGCGGACGGGCAGGCACACGGCAGAGCAGATCGTGGCCAAGCTACGGCAGGCAGAAGTCGAGCTGGCCAGGGGCCAGTCGATCGCCCAAATAAGCAAGCATTGGGGCATCACGGAGCAGACCTACTACCGCTGGCGGAAGGAGTTTGGCGGCCTGCGGCTGGACCAGGCCAAGCGGCTCAAGCAGTTGGAGCAGGAGAACACCCGGCTGAAGAAGGTCGTGGCTGATCTGACGCTGGATATGCGCCGCTTTACGACGGGCACGCCGCAGGGCGAGGTCGCGCCGCAACCGACCGCAACCGGGAATGTTGGGGGAACTGTGGGGGAGGAGGATGCAGGGCAGTCACGGACCGACGGTCAGCGTCGGTCGCAAACCCCGCCGGCGGCGTGA
- the rnc gene encoding ribonuclease III, which yields MPSQRVLEACQERMGYRFVDPNLLRLALHHASSANHRRDSNERMEFLGDAVLGLVVCQALYEQLPEALEGDMTKIKSAVVSRRTCARVARDLHLTEGLVLGQGMDNGDQLPSSLAAGTLEAVIAAIYLDGGLEPARTFILRHMDAELREVIDSQHQFNFKSHLQQWAQRQLSATPTYELLDEKGPDHSKCFEIAVTIAGRQFPSAWGPNKKEAEQKAARLALISVGELPEGPYEDAARC from the coding sequence ATGCCATCTCAACGTGTTCTCGAAGCCTGCCAGGAACGTATGGGCTACCGCTTCGTCGACCCCAACCTCCTGCGTCTCGCTCTGCACCACGCCTCCTCCGCGAACCATCGCCGCGACAGCAACGAGCGCATGGAGTTCCTGGGCGACGCCGTCCTGGGCCTCGTCGTCTGCCAGGCCCTCTATGAGCAGCTCCCGGAAGCCCTCGAAGGCGATATGACCAAGATCAAGTCCGCCGTCGTTTCCCGCCGGACGTGTGCCCGCGTGGCCCGCGATCTGCACCTGACCGAGGGGCTCGTGCTGGGCCAGGGAATGGACAACGGCGACCAACTGCCAAGCTCGCTGGCGGCCGGCACGCTGGAGGCGGTGATCGCGGCGATCTACCTGGACGGCGGCCTGGAGCCGGCTCGGACGTTCATTCTGCGCCACATGGACGCTGAGCTGCGGGAAGTGATCGACTCGCAGCACCAGTTCAACTTCAAGTCGCATCTGCAGCAGTGGGCCCAGCGCCAATTGAGCGCGACACCCACGTACGAGCTGCTGGACGAGAAGGGGCCGGACCATTCCAAGTGCTTCGAGATCGCGGTGACGATCGCCGGCCGGCAATTCCCGAGCGCCTGGGGCCCGAACAAGAAGGAGGCGGAACAAAAGGCCGCCCGCCTCGCCCTCATCTCGGTCGGCGAACTCCCCGAAGGCCCCTACGAAGACGCCGCCCGCTGCTGA
- the cadA gene encoding cadmium-translocating P-type ATPase, whose product MRHDHLSVKSETWRATVKLIATLLGGVLVLASFVAGWMFSSPGGGQSAKFYSNALALVGALLLAIPLWWHALKALLTGHLHMDELVALAILAAMAKEEYQTAGVVAFFLLLSMLIETRTALGARAAIEGLVRLTPTKARRLLADGRQEEVEAHNLRPGDTVVVLPGDNVPADGQIVEGHSTINEANITGESLPAEKVSGDEVYGGTNNVTGALKIKVTKVGHDTTLGRVQDLILEAERTKIPLMRLIDQYASWYTPVTLMIAGVVWFFTQDMNKTIALLVIACPCALILATPTAIVAALSAAARLGVYIKDVSNLEWARKLTAVVFDKTGTLTTGELAVTRLMPAPGVDAAELLRTAASVERLSRHPVARAIVAVAEKARVPLDEATGFEEVSGKGVKAQLGGQTVQVGRRTWIQQAGVDLTPLQDEKYAEPEGLSTLYVVRGHRCLGWVGLEDRTRPEAKLAMDELRQLGIRDLIMVTGDRWSVARRVAGEMGCSDVQAEVLPQDKLALVDALKRKGHTVAVVGDGVNDAPALAAGNLGVAMGAAGSDVAMNSASVALMSNDLRRLPFMVSLSRATTKVVWQNLIFGVTFIIAVEVLIVFGSVHPMLAAFLHTFSSAIVVFNSARMVRFGEHIESHRPAARVAPESAAPGKVALQPV is encoded by the coding sequence ATGAGGCACGATCATCTGTCGGTCAAGTCGGAAACCTGGCGCGCGACAGTCAAGCTCATTGCAACGCTCCTGGGCGGCGTGCTCGTGCTCGCCTCCTTCGTGGCGGGCTGGATGTTCAGTTCGCCGGGTGGTGGACAGAGCGCCAAATTCTACAGCAACGCGCTGGCCCTGGTCGGTGCCCTGCTTTTGGCCATCCCGCTCTGGTGGCACGCACTGAAGGCGCTCCTGACCGGCCACCTGCACATGGACGAGCTGGTCGCCTTGGCAATCCTGGCCGCCATGGCCAAAGAGGAGTACCAGACTGCGGGCGTCGTCGCCTTCTTCCTGCTTCTGAGCATGCTCATCGAGACGCGCACCGCGCTGGGGGCGCGGGCAGCGATCGAGGGCCTGGTGCGCTTGACGCCGACCAAGGCCCGCCGGCTGCTGGCGGATGGCCGTCAGGAAGAGGTCGAAGCCCATAACCTGCGGCCCGGCGACACCGTCGTGGTGCTTCCGGGCGACAACGTTCCCGCGGATGGTCAGATCGTCGAGGGGCACTCCACGATCAATGAAGCGAACATCACCGGCGAGTCGCTGCCCGCGGAAAAAGTGTCCGGCGATGAGGTTTACGGCGGCACGAACAACGTGACCGGCGCACTGAAGATCAAGGTGACCAAGGTTGGGCACGACACGACGCTGGGCCGCGTGCAGGACCTGATTCTCGAGGCGGAGCGGACGAAGATCCCGCTGATGCGGTTGATCGACCAGTATGCCTCGTGGTACACGCCGGTCACGCTGATGATCGCCGGTGTCGTCTGGTTCTTCACGCAGGACATGAACAAGACGATCGCCCTGCTGGTCATTGCCTGTCCGTGTGCGCTGATTCTTGCCACGCCGACGGCGATCGTGGCGGCGCTGTCCGCCGCCGCCCGGCTCGGCGTGTACATCAAGGACGTCAGCAACCTTGAGTGGGCCCGCAAGCTCACGGCGGTCGTGTTTGACAAGACCGGCACGCTGACGACGGGCGAGCTCGCGGTCACCCGCCTCATGCCGGCGCCGGGCGTGGACGCGGCGGAACTGCTGCGGACCGCGGCGTCGGTGGAGCGGCTCAGCCGGCACCCGGTGGCTCGGGCGATCGTCGCAGTGGCCGAAAAGGCGCGTGTGCCGCTCGATGAAGCGACCGGGTTCGAGGAAGTGTCGGGCAAGGGTGTCAAGGCCCAGCTCGGGGGGCAGACGGTGCAGGTTGGCCGCCGGACCTGGATTCAGCAGGCGGGCGTGGATCTGACGCCGCTGCAGGATGAGAAATACGCGGAGCCGGAGGGCCTGAGCACGCTGTACGTGGTGCGTGGCCATCGTTGCCTGGGCTGGGTCGGGCTGGAGGATCGCACGCGGCCGGAGGCGAAGCTGGCGATGGACGAGCTGCGGCAACTGGGTATTCGTGACCTGATCATGGTGACGGGTGACCGGTGGTCGGTGGCGCGGCGGGTGGCCGGGGAGATGGGCTGCTCGGACGTGCAGGCCGAGGTCTTGCCGCAGGACAAGCTGGCGCTGGTGGACGCGCTGAAGCGCAAGGGGCACACGGTGGCGGTGGTGGGCGACGGCGTGAACGACGCGCCGGCCCTGGCCGCGGGCAACCTGGGCGTGGCGATGGGCGCGGCCGGCAGTGACGTGGCGATGAACAGCGCCAGCGTGGCGCTGATGAGCAACGATCTGCGGCGGCTACCGTTCATGGTGAGCCTGTCGCGGGCGACGACGAAGGTCGTCTGGCAGAACCTGATCTTCGGCGTGACGTTCATCATCGCGGTCGAGGTCTTGATCGTGTTCGGGAGTGTGCACCCGATGCTGGCGGCGTTCCTGCACACGTTCTCGTCGGCGATTGTGGTGTTCAACAGCGCTCGCATGGTGCGCTTCGGCGAGCACATCGAGTCGCACCGGCCGGCGGCGCGGGTCGCGCCGGAGTCGGCCGCGCCTGGCAAGGTCGCTCTGCAACCGGTCTGA
- a CDS encoding DedA family protein yields the protein MRSLLSVSTFVLAFSELSSVEGWMQQAFYPALLGILVIASLGIPIPEDIPLIAAGVLLNTHPGIGTWYGTFIVAMIGIMTGDLVLYSLGRRWGPDVVNHRSVRWMITPERFTRVARRFRVHGTWFCFFGRFFVGIRAVMCMTAGATRFPYWRFFIADFAGAALSIPLFVFLGYWFADMIPTLRRYLTSAQALLVVCAAVGLFIAFHVYRVRRRAPEKARQTPVRDTAQPPVPPARRTPVCPSRAEVE from the coding sequence ATGCGATCGTTGCTCTCTGTGTCGACGTTCGTCCTCGCCTTCAGCGAGCTTAGCAGCGTGGAAGGCTGGATGCAGCAGGCCTTCTACCCGGCCCTTCTGGGCATCCTGGTTATTGCCAGCCTCGGCATTCCGATCCCGGAAGACATCCCGCTCATCGCCGCCGGCGTCCTGCTCAACACGCACCCTGGGATCGGCACGTGGTACGGCACATTTATCGTCGCGATGATCGGCATCATGACCGGCGACCTGGTGCTCTACTCGCTTGGCCGCCGATGGGGGCCGGACGTCGTGAACCACCGTTCGGTGCGCTGGATGATCACGCCCGAGCGTTTCACGCGCGTCGCGCGGCGTTTCCGCGTGCACGGCACCTGGTTCTGCTTCTTCGGCCGGTTCTTCGTCGGCATCCGCGCCGTGATGTGCATGACCGCCGGGGCCACCCGCTTCCCGTACTGGCGTTTCTTCATTGCCGATTTCGCCGGTGCAGCACTCTCGATCCCGCTGTTCGTTTTCCTGGGGTACTGGTTCGCCGACATGATCCCCACGCTGCGGCGCTACCTGACCAGCGCACAGGCGCTACTGGTCGTCTGCGCGGCGGTGGGCCTGTTCATCGCCTTCCATGTCTACCGGGTGCGTCGCCGCGCGCCCGAGAAGGCCCGCCAGACCCCGGTGCGGGACACCGCTCAGCCACCTGTCCCCCCCGCCCGTCGCACGCCGGTCTGCCCGTCCCGCGCCGAGGTGGAGTAG
- a CDS encoding ACT domain-containing protein, giving the protein MAFEITMVDVWTCELEDRPGALAEKLEALQRAGANLEFAIVRPSGDVLSSAGLMFVAPVVGPQQTHAALDAGLEKNASLHALRIVGPDRPGLVAGIARTLADARINITGLWAASLAEGSALYIRLESNAEARRAAQLLTPRLA; this is encoded by the coding sequence ATGGCATTCGAGATCACGATGGTGGATGTCTGGACGTGTGAGCTGGAGGACCGGCCCGGCGCGCTGGCGGAGAAGCTCGAAGCGCTGCAACGGGCAGGGGCGAACCTCGAATTCGCGATCGTGCGGCCGTCGGGGGACGTGCTGTCCAGCGCAGGGCTGATGTTCGTGGCCCCGGTGGTCGGGCCGCAGCAGACGCACGCGGCGCTGGATGCGGGGCTGGAGAAGAACGCCAGCCTGCACGCGCTGCGCATCGTCGGGCCGGATCGGCCCGGGCTGGTCGCCGGCATCGCGCGGACGCTCGCGGATGCGCGGATCAACATCACCGGGCTGTGGGCCGCCTCACTCGCCGAGGGCAGCGCGCTGTACATCCGGCTGGAATCGAACGCGGAAGCCCGGCGGGCGGCGCAGTTGCTGACGCCACGGCTGGCGTAG
- the selB gene encoding selenocysteine-specific translation elongation factor: MPENRTLVIGTAGHIDHGKSRLVRALTGTDPDRLPEEKARGMTIDLGFAHSRIEDCDLSFVDVPGHERFIRNMVAGATGVDVALLVVAADDSVMPQTREHAEVLSLLGVERCVLVLTKMDLVDDEWADQVEEEARALLATHGLGPLACVRTSAQTGRGLDDVRRVLVDLARDPQQARAPYRWFRMPIDRAFVVAGRGTVATGSVAHGAVRRDDELELWPAGKRVRARDIQIHNDEREAASGRLRLGVNLAGIAVEEVRRGQELATPGYLRPTTCLEAWLTTLRMPGKTRRQTLRLRLHVATSDVLAELRLAEKPAADVCRGVAAQLKTAEPIVATWGQHFILRDESATRTLGGGRVLRPTVRRWTARHPPQAEAWPILCAGGPRERLEEVIRAAGWQGLGEARLAAEAGVADAEEVARMCRSLLDKGVLRQLETASQRLLVHASHLTTLGADLERRLKAFLEANPRVPGVPRSEWTGWMPRVCPERFRAALAEWFVTQGVVALAGDRIVPRGHKDALSPADQTLLDEMLAEFEAGAFQPPELATLRCRTPRNEKRLRELIDLALARGQLVRIADGLWLHARRWEELVTRVAQVLRGGKPITVAEIRTLLNSSRKFVVPIVERLDAAGVTRRQGDVRVLGPKAPPA; the protein is encoded by the coding sequence ATGCCTGAGAACCGGACACTGGTCATCGGAACGGCAGGGCACATCGATCACGGCAAGAGTCGGCTTGTGCGGGCGCTGACCGGCACGGATCCCGATCGCCTGCCGGAGGAAAAGGCCCGGGGCATGACGATTGACCTCGGGTTCGCGCACAGCCGCATTGAGGACTGTGATCTCTCCTTCGTCGATGTGCCGGGGCACGAGCGCTTCATTCGGAACATGGTCGCGGGCGCGACGGGTGTGGACGTGGCGCTGCTTGTCGTGGCGGCGGACGACTCGGTGATGCCGCAGACGCGCGAGCACGCGGAAGTGCTGAGCCTGCTGGGCGTCGAGCGCTGCGTGCTCGTGCTGACGAAGATGGACCTCGTGGATGACGAGTGGGCGGACCAAGTGGAGGAAGAGGCGCGCGCGCTGCTCGCGACGCACGGGCTGGGGCCGCTGGCCTGCGTGCGGACGTCGGCCCAGACGGGGCGTGGCCTGGATGATGTACGGCGCGTGCTCGTGGATCTGGCGCGCGATCCGCAGCAGGCGCGGGCGCCGTATCGGTGGTTCCGCATGCCGATCGATCGCGCGTTCGTGGTTGCCGGGCGCGGCACGGTCGCGACGGGCTCGGTCGCACATGGCGCGGTGCGGCGGGATGACGAGCTGGAGTTGTGGCCCGCGGGGAAGCGCGTGCGAGCACGCGACATTCAGATTCACAATGACGAGCGCGAGGCCGCCAGCGGGCGCCTGCGGCTGGGCGTAAACCTGGCGGGCATCGCGGTGGAAGAGGTGCGCCGCGGCCAGGAGTTGGCGACGCCCGGCTATCTGCGGCCGACGACGTGTCTTGAAGCATGGTTGACGACACTGCGCATGCCGGGCAAGACACGGCGGCAGACGCTGCGGCTGCGGCTGCACGTTGCGACAAGCGACGTGCTGGCGGAGCTGCGCCTGGCGGAGAAGCCCGCCGCCGACGTGTGCCGCGGCGTGGCGGCGCAGCTCAAGACCGCCGAGCCGATCGTCGCGACGTGGGGCCAGCATTTCATCCTGCGCGACGAGAGCGCGACGCGCACCTTGGGTGGCGGGCGCGTGCTGCGGCCGACGGTGCGGCGCTGGACGGCGCGGCATCCGCCGCAGGCCGAGGCATGGCCGATCCTGTGCGCGGGAGGCCCGAGAGAGCGGCTGGAGGAGGTCATTCGGGCGGCGGGTTGGCAGGGGCTCGGCGAGGCGCGGCTGGCCGCGGAGGCGGGCGTAGCCGACGCCGAGGAGGTGGCGCGGATGTGCCGGAGCCTGCTCGACAAGGGCGTGCTGCGCCAGCTCGAGACGGCTTCGCAGCGTCTGCTCGTGCATGCGTCGCATCTGACAACGCTCGGGGCGGACTTGGAGCGGCGCTTGAAGGCGTTTCTGGAGGCGAACCCGAGGGTGCCGGGCGTGCCGCGCAGCGAGTGGACGGGGTGGATGCCGCGCGTCTGTCCGGAGCGTTTTCGGGCGGCGCTGGCCGAGTGGTTCGTGACACAGGGCGTGGTTGCGCTCGCCGGTGATCGCATCGTGCCGCGCGGTCACAAGGACGCGCTGTCGCCGGCGGATCAGACGCTGCTCGACGAGATGCTGGCGGAGTTCGAGGCGGGGGCGTTTCAGCCGCCGGAGCTGGCGACGTTGCGTTGCCGGACGCCGCGGAACGAGAAGCGGCTGCGTGAGCTGATCGATCTGGCGCTGGCGCGGGGGCAATTGGTGCGGATCGCGGACGGCCTCTGGCTGCATGCGCGGCGCTGGGAGGAATTGGTGACGCGCGTGGCGCAGGTGCTGCGTGGCGGGAAGCCGATCACGGTGGCGGAGATTCGGACGCTGCTGAACTCGTCGCGCAAGTTCGTGGTGCCGATCGTGGAGCGACTGGATGCGGCGGGCGTCACGCGGCGGCAGGGCGATGTGCGTGTGCTGGGGCCGAAGGCGCCGCCGGCGTAG
- a CDS encoding proline dehydrogenase family protein, whose amino-acid sequence MPATLKAQTVEELTRTLGHEMFARMRSNNPRCYHFAWWQERMLQICMQDEWFKVQAFRFIDVLPMMQTDVDVARHLKEYFVLPEHVRHGSNGHEQHRPRDDADAALRELEAVPATHALTQWVSRLMNFRRLDSLTARLFALVARKSSALMAGSFIAGSNITEAERAIRKLRDRKLAFTIDVLGEAALSASEAETYQQTYLDLIDQLPRRAATWSPVPLVDEADGQPVPRVNVSVKLTSLYPGFDPIAPDAAKARAKELLRPLFRKAMQGGAHLHLDMEHYAIKDLTLDVYEELLLEPEFRDYPHFGIVIQAYLRDGDKDADRVIEFARRRGTPFWVRLVKGAYWDSETVWAAQRHWPVPVWWQKWESDACYERMTQKLLANYQHTRCAFASHNIRSLAHAMAVRQLLEVPGWAFELQMLYGMGDPIKAAGVGLGQRCRIYTPYGNMLAGMAYLIRRLLENTANESFLRQSASDDADEDALLEDPVAIGRRTPPPSRPVVVRYEFEEPIMDPFENTPNADFTSETSRQRMQAGLAQVRAELGREYPLMIGGQPVTTGQWFESHNPARPKEVVGRIAQANDEMVNRAVTAAAAAQRAWRLVPAADRAEHVTRIGQQLEARRFELAALMAIECGKTWREADADVSEAIDYCTYYAREMVRIAEHPRRRDIEGETNEYFYAPRGVVAVISPWNFPLALLANMTAAAVVTGNAVVMKPASAAATVAARFMEACTAAGLPAGVVNYLPGPGVTVGEALVRHPGVAIVAFTGSRAVGCRINQLASAAPTARPGLKRVIAEMGGKNAVIVDANADLDEAIKGIIASAFSYAGQKCSAASRVIVLDALHDRLMERLIEAARSKGVGPAEEPTTAIPPVIDARAREAILKYIEIGRQEATCVLAVDTQRLVQETGGYYVGPHIFDDVPPTARIAREEIFGPVLCVLRARDFDDAIRIFNDSDYALTGGVFSRSPANLERARAECECGNLYINRPITGSRVDLQPYGGFKLSGIGSKFGGPDYLIQYCEPRTVTENTLRRGFAPSEEVVEALG is encoded by the coding sequence ATGCCCGCCACGTTGAAGGCTCAGACCGTCGAGGAGCTGACCCGCACGCTGGGTCACGAGATGTTCGCCCGCATGCGCAGCAACAACCCGCGCTGCTACCACTTCGCCTGGTGGCAGGAGCGGATGCTGCAGATCTGCATGCAGGACGAGTGGTTCAAGGTCCAGGCGTTCCGCTTCATCGACGTCCTGCCCATGATGCAGACCGATGTCGATGTCGCCCGGCACCTCAAAGAGTACTTCGTACTCCCGGAACACGTGCGCCATGGCTCCAACGGCCACGAGCAGCACCGCCCGCGCGACGATGCCGACGCCGCCCTCCGTGAACTGGAAGCGGTCCCGGCCACCCACGCCCTCACGCAGTGGGTCTCACGCCTCATGAACTTCCGCCGGCTGGACTCGCTCACCGCGCGCCTCTTCGCGCTGGTGGCGCGCAAAAGTTCCGCACTCATGGCCGGCAGCTTCATCGCCGGCTCCAACATCACCGAGGCCGAACGGGCCATCCGCAAACTGCGCGACCGCAAGCTCGCCTTCACGATCGACGTGCTGGGCGAGGCAGCGTTGTCCGCGTCCGAGGCGGAGACTTACCAGCAGACGTATCTCGATCTGATCGATCAGTTGCCGCGCCGCGCGGCCACCTGGTCGCCCGTGCCGCTTGTAGACGAGGCTGACGGCCAGCCCGTCCCGCGCGTCAACGTGTCGGTGAAGCTGACCTCGCTGTACCCCGGCTTCGATCCCATCGCGCCCGACGCCGCCAAGGCTCGCGCCAAAGAGCTGCTGCGACCGCTCTTCCGCAAGGCCATGCAAGGTGGTGCCCATCTCCATCTCGACATGGAGCATTACGCGATCAAGGACCTGACGCTGGACGTCTACGAAGAGCTTCTCCTCGAGCCCGAGTTCCGCGACTACCCCCACTTCGGAATCGTCATCCAGGCCTATCTCCGCGACGGGGACAAGGACGCCGACCGCGTGATCGAGTTCGCCCGGCGGCGCGGTACGCCGTTCTGGGTGCGCCTGGTCAAAGGTGCCTACTGGGACTCCGAGACCGTCTGGGCGGCCCAGCGCCACTGGCCGGTCCCGGTCTGGTGGCAGAAGTGGGAGTCCGACGCCTGCTACGAGCGCATGACGCAGAAACTGCTGGCCAATTATCAACACACGCGCTGCGCGTTCGCCAGTCACAATATCCGCAGCCTCGCGCACGCCATGGCCGTGCGTCAGCTCCTCGAGGTCCCTGGCTGGGCGTTCGAGCTCCAGATGCTTTACGGCATGGGCGACCCGATCAAGGCCGCTGGCGTCGGCCTGGGCCAGCGCTGCCGCATCTACACCCCCTACGGGAACATGCTTGCGGGCATGGCCTACCTGATCCGGCGACTGCTGGAAAACACCGCCAATGAGTCCTTTCTGCGCCAATCGGCCAGCGACGACGCCGACGAGGACGCGCTCCTCGAGGATCCCGTGGCCATCGGCCGGCGCACCCCGCCGCCGTCGCGCCCGGTTGTTGTTCGCTATGAATTCGAGGAACCCATCATGGACCCGTTCGAAAATACGCCCAATGCAGACTTCACCTCGGAAACCAGCCGCCAGCGCATGCAGGCCGGCCTGGCCCAGGTCCGCGCCGAGCTCGGCCGCGAGTACCCCCTGATGATCGGCGGCCAGCCCGTCACCACCGGCCAGTGGTTCGAGTCGCACAACCCCGCCCGCCCGAAGGAAGTCGTCGGTCGCATCGCCCAGGCCAATGATGAAATGGTCAACCGCGCCGTCACGGCGGCGGCGGCCGCGCAGCGCGCCTGGCGGCTGGTCCCGGCGGCTGACCGCGCGGAGCACGTCACGCGCATCGGACAGCAGCTCGAAGCCCGGCGTTTCGAACTCGCGGCCCTCATGGCCATCGAGTGCGGCAAGACCTGGCGCGAAGCGGACGCCGACGTCTCCGAGGCGATCGACTACTGCACGTACTACGCGCGTGAGATGGTGCGTATCGCCGAGCACCCGCGCCGCCGCGACATCGAGGGCGAAACCAACGAGTACTTCTATGCCCCGCGCGGCGTCGTCGCCGTGATCAGCCCGTGGAACTTCCCGCTGGCGCTGCTGGCCAACATGACCGCCGCCGCCGTCGTGACCGGCAACGCGGTCGTGATGAAACCGGCCAGCGCCGCGGCCACGGTCGCTGCCAGGTTCATGGAAGCCTGCACCGCCGCCGGGCTGCCCGCCGGCGTGGTCAACTACCTGCCCGGCCCGGGCGTGACCGTCGGCGAAGCCCTGGTGCGCCACCCCGGCGTGGCGATCGTTGCCTTCACCGGTTCGCGCGCAGTCGGCTGCCGGATCAACCAACTCGCCAGCGCCGCGCCCACGGCGCGCCCTGGCCTCAAGCGGGTCATCGCCGAGATGGGCGGCAAGAATGCGGTCATCGTCGACGCGAACGCCGACCTCGACGAAGCGATCAAGGGCATCATCGCGAGTGCCTTCAGCTACGCCGGTCAGAAGTGCTCGGCGGCGTCGCGCGTGATCGTGCTCGACGCGCTGCACGATCGCCTGATGGAGCGGCTGATCGAGGCTGCGCGGTCCAAGGGCGTCGGCCCGGCCGAGGAGCCGACCACCGCCATTCCGCCGGTGATCGACGCGCGCGCCCGCGAGGCGATCCTGAAGTACATCGAAATCGGCCGCCAGGAGGCCACGTGCGTCCTGGCCGTCGATACGCAGCGGCTTGTCCAGGAGACCGGTGGCTACTACGTCGGCCCGCACATCTTTGACGACGTGCCCCCGACCGCCCGCATTGCCCGCGAGGAGATCTTCGGCCCCGTCCTGTGCGTGCTCCGGGCCCGCGACTTCGACGACGCCATCCGCATCTTCAACGACTCCGACTACGCCCTCACCGGCGGGGTCTTCTCGCGCAGCCCCGCCAACCTCGAACGCGCCCGCGCCGAGTGCGAATGCGGCAATCTCTACATCAACCGCCCGATCACCGGCTCCCGGGTCGATCTCCAGCCCTACGGCGGCTTCAAGCTGTCGGGCATCGGATCGAAGTTCGGCGGCCCCGACTATCTCATCCAGTACTGCGAACCACGCACGGTCACCGAGAACACCCTGCGCCGCGGCTTCGCCCCCAGCGAGGAAGTGGTCGAAGCTCTGGGCTGA
- a CDS encoding prepilin-type N-terminal cleavage/methylation domain-containing protein, translating to MSGTSSPRRRWAFTLIELLTVVAIISLLISILVPSLSGARDAAKNAKTRSIMKAAGEGLELFRNENEQELRGNNYPPSTPGDDPTESGNNNSPGNEELCGAQWLVRYLLGKDLNGYVARRNVPVGAIGTTPGFEQEGWYDPNSALPRSGPYLPLNSAMLKSPKQLPGAPASADGDSPRFKNPVIIDNWDMPILYYAANTMYGQNPNANMTTYPGANPDKGIYSYVDNAFFTGLCTESGCAADYPPWLFRGDEHKLFYPGAWTSSPPATPAAWASQIADPAYRNSFPYIIMNKEAYQSTGGASKGTVIPYRRDSFLLLSPGKDGRFGTDDDIWNFK from the coding sequence ATGTCCGGAACCTCAAGCCCCCGACGACGTTGGGCATTCACGCTCATCGAGTTGCTCACCGTCGTCGCGATCATCTCCCTCCTGATCAGCATCCTGGTCCCGTCGCTGTCCGGTGCCCGCGACGCGGCCAAGAACGCCAAGACCAGATCCATCATGAAGGCCGCCGGCGAGGGCCTGGAGCTGTTCCGCAACGAGAATGAGCAGGAACTCCGCGGTAACAACTACCCACCTTCGACCCCCGGGGATGACCCGACAGAGAGCGGCAACAACAACAGCCCCGGCAACGAGGAGCTGTGCGGCGCGCAGTGGCTCGTGCGCTACCTGCTCGGCAAGGACCTGAACGGCTACGTCGCCCGGCGCAACGTGCCCGTGGGCGCGATCGGAACGACGCCGGGCTTTGAGCAGGAAGGCTGGTATGACCCGAACTCGGCCCTGCCGCGCAGCGGCCCGTACCTGCCGCTCAATTCCGCCATGCTGAAGTCGCCCAAGCAGCTCCCGGGCGCGCCGGCCAGCGCTGACGGCGACAGCCCGCGCTTCAAGAACCCGGTAATTATCGATAACTGGGATATGCCCATTCTCTACTACGCCGCGAACACGATGTACGGCCAGAACCCCAACGCGAACATGACGACGTACCCGGGTGCCAACCCGGACAAGGGCATCTACAGCTACGTGGACAACGCATTCTTCACCGGCCTGTGCACCGAGTCGGGTTGCGCGGCGGACTACCCGCCGTGGCTCTTCCGGGGTGACGAACACAAGCTCTTCTACCCGGGCGCCTGGACGAGCTCACCGCCCGCAACGCCGGCCGCGTGGGCCAGCCAGATCGCCGACCCCGCCTACCGGAACTCGTTCCCATACATCATCATGAACAAAGAGGCCTACCAGTCGACCGGCGGGGCGTCGAAAGGCACGGTCATCCCCTACCGCCGGGATTCGTTCCTGTTGCTCAGCCCGGGCAAGGATGGCCGGTTCGGCACCGACGACGACATCTGGAACTTCAAGTAA